The Triticum aestivum cultivar Chinese Spring chromosome 3A, IWGSC CS RefSeq v2.1, whole genome shotgun sequence genome includes a region encoding these proteins:
- the LOC123060411 gene encoding uncharacterized protein, whose product MADDEVVAASAEESLTTPLLEPAASPGDPSVEVSLYRRGAGPPKVFRSGLRGPRRDRLDVRGIQAEHGLRALFAFKPGVSRRGLRIRPDPATGHSAVPFRDGAAIALDGEPKVQVSWTKPVLMIAAGLLVPAVMAVVAFNGVPESLLSSSVVNALFSPWILASAVIVFVRLRMRPQAPPWSRATVM is encoded by the exons ATGGCCGACGACGAGGTGGTCGCCGCGTCCGCGGAGGAGTCGCTGACCACTCCGCTACTCGAGCCAGCCGCGAGCCCCGGCGACCCATCGGTGGAGGTGAGTCTGTACCGGCGGGGCGCCGGCCCGCCCAAGGTCTTCCGGTCGGGCCTGAGGGGTCCTCGCCGCGACCGCCTCGACGTGCGCGGCATCCAGGCAGAGCACGGGCTCCGCGCCCTCTTCGCCTTCAAGCCCGGGGTCTCCCGCCGCGGCCTCCGGATCCGGCCAGACCCGGCGACCGGCCACTCCGCCGTGCCCTTCCGCGACGGCGCCGCCATCGCCCTCGACGGCGAGCCCAAG GTGCAGGTGTCGTGGACCAAGCCTGTGTTGATGATCGCCGCCGGCCTGCTGGTGCCGGCGGTGATGGCGGTGGTGGCTTTCAACGGGGTGCCTGAGTCGCTACTGTCGTCGAGCGTAGTCAACGCCCTCTTCTCGCCGTGGATCCTCGCCAGCGCGGTCATCGTCTTCGTCCGTCTCAGGATGCGGCCACAAGCTCCTCCATGGAGCCGAGCTACTGTAATGTAA